The Chiloscyllium punctatum isolate Juve2018m chromosome 28, sChiPun1.3, whole genome shotgun sequence genome includes a region encoding these proteins:
- the LOC140453836 gene encoding E3 ubiquitin-protein ligase DCST1-like: MKTLILELIQYVAIILVILALFTLDWLLFTMLDIIGRHSFVEYSFVESHHLEIDVGGTSMLANLIRRAVSAFNTTMDVKIESNNLHCLPVPHKMTKQSIILTVVPVIGMISFCFLQVYSYRLRRVIAGLCFPKREKKRVLFLYNEHLRKRISYAETQRKKILIQARNKQLWQLRGVAGVVHRLLPCVGRFVRKRCVVCSEGPTDTSYYCPNVGCGAMYCHLCWSDIRKFCFHCLPFEEFVSEGSDVENSPNYGQ; encoded by the exons ATGAAAACCCTG ATCCTGGAGTTGATCCAATACGTCGCGATCATCCTGGTGATCCTCGCCCTGTTCACACTGGATTGGCTCCTCTTTACAATGTTGGACATTATCGGGCGGCACAGTTTTGTGGAATATTCCTTCGTCG AGAGTCACCACCTGGAGATCGATGTGGGGGGGACCTCGATGTTGGCCAATCTGATTCGCCGGGCCgtctctgccttcaacaccaccATGGACGTCAAGATTGAGTCCAACAATCTGC actGCCTCCCCGTTCCTCACAAGATGACCAAGCAGTCGATCATCCTGACTGTGGTGCCCGTCATTGGCATGATCAGCTTTTGCTTTCTGCAAGTCTATAGCTACAGATTGCGGCGGGTCATCGCTGGGCTCTGCTTCCCTAAG CGAGAGAAGAAGAGGGTGCTCTTTCTCTACAACGAACACCTGCGAAAACGGATCAGCTACGCAGAGACCCAGCGCAAAAAAATTCTCATCCAGGCACGCAACAAACAACTCTGG cAACTCCGAGGTGTGGCTGGAGTGGTCCACCGGCTGCTGCCCTGTGTGGGGCGGTTCGTGCGGAAGCGATGTGTGGTGTGCAGTGAGGGCCCCACAGATACCTCGTATTATTGCCCCAATGTGGGCTGTGGGGCCATGTACTGCCATCTCTGCTGGAGCGACATCAGAAAGTTCTGCTTCCACTGTTTACCCTTCGAGGAGTTTGTCTCAGAGGGCAGCGACGTGGAGAACAGCCCCAATTACGGGCAGTGA